The following proteins are encoded in a genomic region of Alnus glutinosa chromosome 8, dhAlnGlut1.1, whole genome shotgun sequence:
- the LOC133876292 gene encoding uncharacterized protein LOC133876292, which translates to MLRCGCEFNLDFKCATLPPTVRCKPYSNSNEETFVLCFEFEDDYHDEYNCDICGKERLRNHWFYYSPYGGDLAAHLACILGKYSNIKFGRTYTFDMHEHALTFVDKSEEPHPPCDKCGDSCHAEIHHEHPLTLMRRSVSFTCDACGKEAKGISGVDGGSIDPLPYVVEKSKLGEDNIEIAVEIKHISHEHDLKLIDEQLENDEKCDGCRSNGFVYHCDKCNFDLDVQCSLRSDIMNHKGHDPHQLILSSTSNDEKCSSCDNDGIIFCCASSDDCKFTLDLRCVTLLAIIRYRSYEQLFTLCYKSEDDSDDEYYCDICEQPRNPKHWFYYCADLDFPAHPKCILGEYPNIKFGKTYKFDTHEHPLAFVDKSKGAHPRCNKCGDFCYGLSFECVKCNFSLHADSWCLRR; encoded by the exons ATGCTTCGTTGTGGTTGTGAATTCAATCTAGATTTCAAATGCGCTACACTACCGCCTACCGTAAGATGCAAACCATACtcaaattcaaatgaagaaaCGTTCGttctttgttttgaatttgaagatGATTATCATGATGAATATAATTGTGATATTTGTGGAAAAGAACGACTTCGAAATCATTGGTTCTACTATTCTCCATATGGCGGTGATTTAGCTGCTCATCTTGCTTGCATTCTTGGGAAATATTCAAATATCAAGTTTGGGAGGACTTACACGTTTGACATGCACGAACATGCCCTCACTTTTGTTGACAAGAGCGAGGAGCCCCATCCTCCATGTGATAAATGTGGTGATTCTTGTCATG CTGAAATTCATCATGAACACCCATTGACCCTCATGCGGAGATCTGTTTCTTTCACTTGCGACGCCTGTGGGAAAGAAGCCAAAGGCAT ATCCGGGGTTGATGGCGGATCTATTGATCCATTACCATATGTTGTCGAGAAATCCAAACTGGGAGAGGACAATATTGAAATAGCCGTGGAAATCAAACACATTAGTCACGAGCATGACTTGAAGCTTATTGATGAGCAGCTTGAGAACGATGAAAAATGTGACGG ATGCCGTTCTAATGGATTCGTCTACCATTGTGACAAATGCAACTTCGACCTTGATGTCCAATGCAGTTTGAGATCTGACATCATGAACCATAAAGGTCATGACCCACACCAACTTATTCTCTCCAGCACATCAAATGATGAGAAGTGCAGTTCTTGTGATAATGACGGAATAATCTTTTGTTGCGCTTCCAGTGATGATTGTAAATTTACTCTGGATTTAAGATGCGTTACACTACTGGCTATCATAAGATACAGATCATATGAACAATTGTTCACACTTTGTTATAAAAGTGAAGATGATTCTGATGACGAGTATTATTGTGATATTTGTGAACAACCACGAAATCCAAAGCATTGGTTCTACTATTGTGCAGATCTCGATTTTCCTGCGCACCCCAAATGCATTCTTGGAGAATATCCAAATATCAAGTTTGGGAAGACTTATAAGTTTGACACGCACGAACATCCCCTCGCTTTTGTTGACAAGAGCAAGGGCGCCCATCCTCGATGTAATAAATGTGGTGATTTTTGCTATGGTTTGAGTTTTGAATGTGTCAAATGTAATTTCAGTCTTCACGCTGATTCTTGGTGCTTAAGAAGATGA
- the LOC133875598 gene encoding uncharacterized protein LOC133875598 yields the protein MEREMELRHFIHKHPLTFNEEVVSKDCGGLLCDGCGNQVLGPNYNCRQCSCFVLHESCAQLPNELEHPSHPKYPLRLIHTYSWKREIKWDLEHPLHPKYPPRLIHAYSWKREIEWDLENPLYPKYPPRLKNSQLREIKCDGCNTEVLWGFIYHCSDCNFSLESKCASLPLTIQSEIHAHPLTLVRRSLSFTCDACGKQGKGMVYLCAICPFLVHLQCSSYPLLPKQIRHGHPLNLPNSLQDTFPIESTSMLSCEDPGLDESIDSLTYVVKKSKVGDDNIEIAVEIKHFSHEHDMNLIDEELEKQEKCDGCLWPIKPPFYTCTQCRFFLHKSCVEFPRKNHTRFIGIPSLSF from the coding sequence atggagagagagatggaaCTTCGACATTTCATCCACAAGCATCCGTTGACCTTCAATGAAGAGGTGGTGAGCAAGGATTGTGGAGGATTACTCTGCGATGGGTGCGGAAATCAAGTATTGGGTCCTAATTACAATTGCAGACAGTGCTCCTGTTTCGTCCTTCATGAATCATGTGCACAACTGCCCAATGAGTTGGAGCACCCATCGCACCCCAAATATCCCCTTCGTCTCATCCATACGTATTCCTGGAAGAGGGAAATCAAATGGGACTTGGAGCACCCTTTGCACCCCAAATATCCCCCTCGTCTCATCCATGCGTATTCCTGGAAGAGGGAAATCGAATGGGACTTGGAGAACCCTTTGTACCCCAAATATCCCCCTCGTCTCAAAAATTCCCAGTTGAGGGAAATCAAATGCGACGGTTGCAATACAGAGGTTCTATGGGGCTTCATTTACCATTGTTCTGACTGTAATTTTAGCCTTGAAAGTAAATGTGCTTCTCTACCGCTCACCATCCAATCTGAAATTCATGCACACCCTTTGACCCTCGTGCGgagatctctctctttcacttgCGACGCCTGCGGGAAACAAGGCAAAGGCATGGTTTACTTATGTGCTATCTGCCCTTTCTTAGTTCACCTACAATGTTCTTCCTACCCATTGCTTCCCAAACAGATTCGTCACGGCCACCCTCTGAACCTCCCCAATTCCCTTCAAGATACGTTCCCTATCGAATCAACAAGTATGCTAAGCTGCGAAGATCCGGGGCTTGATGAATCCATTGATTCCTTAACATATGTTGTCAAGAAATCCAAGGTGGGTGATGACAACATTGAAATAGCCGTGGAAATCAAACATTTTAGTCATGAGCATGACATGAACCTTATTGATGAGGAGCTTGAGAAACAGGAAAAATGTGACGGGTGTTTGTGGCCTATCAAGCCCCCATTTTATACTTGTACTCAATGCAGATTCTTTCTTCACAAATCTTGTGTTGAATTTCCCAGAAAAAATCACACCCGCTTCATCGGCATCCCCTCACTCTCCTTCTAG